In a single window of the Rhodopirellula bahusiensis genome:
- the pgl gene encoding 6-phosphogluconolactonase codes for MQIFESLDELSNAAADAFCKAAKEAIDERGVFRVTLSGGSTPKRLYELLATKALPWQNIEFYWGDERNVTEDNLDSNYRMVREALLSHLPADSLRAFPVPVDPDNPAATAEAYEKTLRETFAGSDVPTWDLALLGMGDDAHTASLFPETKAIEQNDRWFVENWVPKMETYRYTLTSPAINSARQRWFLIGGSNKRQALASVRSSASDLPAGLFPSRLIESPTWFVTRDAVAIS; via the coding sequence GTGCAAATTTTTGAATCTTTGGATGAGCTTTCCAACGCCGCCGCGGACGCTTTTTGCAAAGCTGCGAAAGAAGCCATTGATGAGCGAGGCGTTTTCCGAGTGACCTTGTCCGGCGGATCCACCCCCAAACGTCTGTATGAACTGTTGGCGACGAAAGCGTTGCCGTGGCAAAACATCGAGTTCTACTGGGGCGACGAACGCAACGTCACCGAAGACAATCTGGACAGCAACTACCGCATGGTTCGCGAAGCATTGCTGTCTCATTTGCCAGCCGATTCGTTGCGTGCTTTCCCGGTGCCTGTGGACCCTGACAACCCAGCGGCCACGGCGGAAGCTTACGAGAAGACTCTGCGAGAAACCTTCGCGGGATCCGACGTCCCGACCTGGGATCTGGCTCTTTTGGGAATGGGCGACGACGCGCATACGGCATCATTGTTTCCTGAAACCAAGGCGATTGAACAGAACGATCGCTGGTTCGTGGAAAACTGGGTGCCGAAGATGGAAACCTACCGCTACACGTTGACCTCGCCCGCGATCAACTCCGCTCGGCAGCGTTGGTTCTTGATCGGTGGATCGAACAAGCGTCAGGCACTCGCCAGTGTTCGTAGTTCCGCTAGCGACTTGCCCGCGGGATTGTTCCCATCGCGATTGATTGAATCGCCGACTTGGTTTGTCACACGAGATGCAGTGGCGATTTCTTAG
- the tsaD gene encoding tRNA (adenosine(37)-N6)-threonylcarbamoyltransferase complex transferase subunit TsaD, with translation MTSDAAPELLLSIESTCDETAAAVIRRDGTVLGQCIATQETLHEQFGGVVPEIAARAHLERILPVIDTALKQADVCGEDLTAIAVADRPGLAGSLLVGVVAAKTLALAWSKPLIALNHLHAHLYACQLIDGAPANIYPAIGLIVSGGHTSLYVCHTAIELEYLGGTIDDAAGEAFDKVAAMLSLPFPGGVEVAKLASEGNDKTYSFPRSMIHDPGDDFSFSGLKTAVRYAIAGPGRQDFSTLEISDQVKRDVCASFEAAVVDVLVSKCRRAIKRHKNRNKSNANEANRLIVGGGVAANQRLRRDLQAAADQDGFELWIAPPHLCTDNAVMGAIAWKKFEAEQFASLDLDITPGLQRGF, from the coding sequence ATGACGTCGGACGCCGCACCTGAACTGCTGCTTTCGATCGAATCCACCTGCGATGAAACCGCAGCAGCAGTGATTCGCCGTGACGGCACGGTCCTTGGGCAATGCATCGCCACCCAAGAAACGCTGCACGAACAGTTTGGCGGGGTCGTTCCTGAGATCGCCGCCCGAGCCCACCTGGAACGCATCCTGCCGGTGATCGACACGGCGCTGAAGCAAGCCGATGTATGTGGCGAAGATCTCACCGCGATCGCGGTGGCCGATCGACCTGGGTTGGCTGGATCGCTGCTGGTCGGTGTCGTTGCTGCCAAAACGCTCGCCTTGGCTTGGAGCAAACCGCTCATCGCGCTCAATCACCTGCACGCCCACTTGTACGCGTGCCAGTTGATCGACGGGGCACCCGCGAATATCTATCCGGCGATCGGCCTGATCGTTTCCGGTGGCCACACCAGCCTTTATGTTTGCCACACCGCCATCGAACTGGAATACCTCGGCGGAACAATTGATGACGCCGCCGGCGAAGCCTTCGACAAAGTCGCCGCGATGCTGTCGCTGCCATTCCCCGGCGGCGTCGAAGTCGCCAAGCTCGCGTCCGAAGGAAACGACAAGACCTACTCCTTTCCTCGCTCGATGATCCACGACCCGGGCGATGACTTCTCCTTCAGCGGCCTGAAGACCGCGGTTCGGTACGCGATCGCTGGTCCCGGACGCCAGGACTTTTCTACGCTGGAGATTTCAGATCAAGTCAAAAGAGACGTTTGCGCCTCGTTTGAAGCAGCTGTAGTAGATGTTTTGGTTTCTAAGTGCCGCCGAGCGATCAAGCGGCACAAGAATCGCAACAAATCAAATGCAAACGAAGCCAATCGGCTGATCGTCGGCGGCGGCGTGGCAGCCAACCAACGTCTGCGACGCGACCTACAAGCGGCGGCCGATCAAGATGGTTTTGAGCTTTGGATCGCCCCGCCGCACCTGTGCACTGACAACGCGGTCATGGGCGCGATCGCGTGGAAGAAGTTCGAAGCCGAACAATTCGCGTCGCTTGACTTGGACATCACCCCCGGACTGCAACGAGGCTTCTGA
- a CDS encoding DUF4112 domain-containing protein — protein sequence MKSASQSLTGESAVLTELQLGHKSLRWVDRYSRLLDTRFRIPGTKVRFGLDFILGLVPGAGDAISMGLSGILIATMARNGASPRLVLRMLGNVGLDALVGTIPVLGNIFDLFYKANHRNLLLLREYYVEDKHRGSVWPILMAIVISLIILLGLMVMIFVWCINAIANLF from the coding sequence ATGAAATCTGCTTCTCAATCGCTCACCGGTGAATCAGCGGTGCTGACCGAACTGCAACTCGGCCACAAATCGCTGCGATGGGTCGATCGCTACAGCCGATTGCTGGACACGCGATTCCGGATCCCTGGGACAAAGGTGCGTTTCGGATTGGACTTCATCCTTGGACTCGTTCCTGGAGCCGGCGATGCGATCAGCATGGGCCTTTCCGGAATCCTGATCGCAACCATGGCGAGAAATGGAGCCAGTCCGCGACTCGTACTGAGAATGCTGGGCAATGTGGGCCTGGACGCATTAGTCGGCACCATTCCCGTCTTGGGCAATATCTTTGACTTGTTCTACAAAGCCAACCATCGCAATCTGCTTTTGTTGCGAGAGTACTACGTCGAAGACAAACACCGCGGCAGCGTTTGGCCGATCCTGATGGCGATCGTGATTTCGCTCATCATCCTGCTGGGATTGATGGTGATGATCTTCGTGTGGTGCATCAACGCCATTGCGAATCTGTTCTAA
- a CDS encoding YheT family hydrolase, whose protein sequence is MTVNEWQKLSSGVKSEKHRLPVSDNDTLILHDDTPESWMGAPRGSVLLLHGICGCHAADYMVRFKRRLLALGIRVFRLDMRGCGESVAFCRGITHAGRSEDVLAAIERIAGLTGDQAAPIGAVGTSLGGNQLLRAAGRIGAGLDARPSHWDRVGPILAIAPPIDLQACSDRMESWSLRFYNHYFITQLLRRAKSTLQMREELGSLLDGRAPKTLREFDRRITAPMAGFPDERTYYAESSAHSVVERIDVPALIVTAADDPLVPVDSFVALRDRVHESTRVLTMPTGGHHGYTQSDGTAWTDELVAKLYDSAW, encoded by the coding sequence ATGACGGTCAATGAATGGCAAAAGCTATCGAGCGGCGTCAAATCAGAAAAGCATCGTTTGCCAGTGTCTGATAACGACACGTTGATTCTGCACGATGATACTCCCGAATCATGGATGGGTGCTCCCCGAGGAAGCGTGTTGCTGCTGCACGGGATTTGTGGCTGCCACGCCGCGGATTACATGGTCCGATTCAAGCGAAGGTTGCTGGCGCTCGGCATCCGCGTGTTCCGGTTGGACATGCGAGGGTGTGGCGAATCAGTCGCGTTTTGTCGTGGCATCACGCATGCGGGACGAAGCGAAGATGTCTTGGCCGCCATTGAGCGGATTGCCGGTTTGACCGGCGATCAAGCTGCCCCGATCGGAGCGGTGGGAACGTCCTTGGGCGGGAACCAATTGCTGCGTGCGGCGGGACGAATCGGTGCGGGGTTGGACGCCAGACCTTCGCATTGGGATCGAGTCGGTCCAATTCTTGCGATCGCACCGCCGATTGATTTGCAAGCGTGCAGTGACCGGATGGAGTCCTGGTCTCTACGGTTTTACAACCACTACTTCATCACACAGTTGCTTCGGCGGGCTAAGTCAACGTTGCAGATGAGAGAAGAACTGGGCAGCCTATTGGACGGTCGGGCTCCAAAGACACTTCGCGAATTTGATCGCCGGATCACCGCTCCGATGGCGGGATTTCCTGATGAGCGAACCTACTACGCGGAGTCTTCGGCTCATTCGGTCGTGGAGCGAATCGATGTTCCCGCGTTAATCGTCACCGCAGCCGATGACCCGTTGGTTCCAGTGGATTCGTTCGTTGCGCTACGCGACCGAGTGCACGAATCAACTCGCGTCTTGACCATGCCCACGGGAGGTCACCACGGGTACACCCAGTCCGACGGCACGGCATGGACCGACGAGTTGGTTGCAAAACTGTACGACTCGGCGTGGTAG
- the thpR gene encoding RNA 2',3'-cyclic phosphodiesterase, whose protein sequence is MKTIRTFLAIPLPSDLARTASRWMAETKSPGDGIKWVPDENLHLTLKFLGEVDNVETPAVCNTLQDACEDLEPFGLVLEGASGIPDLERPRVLTVAVDDFTSKLTHLVADLEKRFAALGYKPEPRDYRPHLTVGRTRSGTRRANSDVINRWRKFEEDEIGEFNVREIHVVGSFLEKQGPTYNVLGRVQL, encoded by the coding sequence ATGAAAACCATTCGCACCTTTTTGGCCATCCCGTTGCCTTCTGATCTCGCCCGCACAGCATCGCGTTGGATGGCGGAAACCAAAAGCCCAGGAGACGGAATCAAATGGGTTCCCGACGAGAATCTCCACCTTACGCTGAAATTCCTGGGCGAAGTTGACAACGTCGAAACACCGGCCGTCTGCAACACGCTGCAGGACGCTTGCGAAGACCTGGAACCCTTTGGGTTGGTGCTTGAGGGTGCCTCCGGAATCCCCGATTTGGAACGCCCTCGGGTACTGACGGTGGCCGTCGATGATTTCACATCCAAACTGACCCATTTGGTCGCGGATCTTGAAAAACGATTCGCTGCACTCGGATACAAACCCGAACCCCGAGATTACCGGCCTCACCTGACTGTGGGACGAACGCGAAGCGGAACCCGTCGTGCCAACTCAGACGTCATTAATCGCTGGCGAAAATTTGAAGAGGATGAAATCGGCGAATTCAACGTCCGAGAAATTCATGTTGTCGGCAGCTTCCTTGAGAAACAGGGGCCGACCTACAACGTGCTCGGACGAGTCCAACTATGA
- a CDS encoding arylsulfatase, whose product MRVIPLVRKNLVWSLLVSVFVCVATCAQAQADSRPNVLVVLTDDQGWGDLSLHGNPNLQTPHIDSLARDGVQIKNFYVCAVCSPTRAEFLTGRYHTRTGVFSTSAGGERFDVAERTIGDAFQDAGYATAAFGKWHSGMQAPYHPNARGFEEFYGFCSGHWGNYFSPMLEHNGEIVEGDGFIVDDLTQHAIEFMEQPRENPFLVYLPLNTPHSPMQVPNEDWKEFEGKEIVPDPRPENAKKEDVQHTRAALALCENIDDNIGRLLDALERLSLSQNTIVVFFCDNGPNGSRFNGGLRGRKGAVHEGGLRSPCLIRYPAKLKAGQTVGGIAGAIDLLPTLADLCDVEVGGIAGPLDGISLRDALVDPQTEPARRLIFTAWKGKLSVRSNQYRYHQNGDLFDLEADPGETRSIAKTKPVAAARFKRALEEWAVETKPRGRNHSEEQVFPVGHPEHAWTQLPARDAQATGEIRRSNRFPNSSYMTNWHSTDDAITWDVDVLAKGQFEVELYYACPESAVGTKLNLEWRQGDSTATIGSEVTVANPSGPIHLDKDRSARAESDEKHWEKLSLGRIDLSEGSGRLSLTCPRIMGEDGEPRGVEIRLMMLHRVPAE is encoded by the coding sequence GTGCGCGTCATTCCCCTCGTTCGCAAAAATCTTGTTTGGTCGTTGTTGGTTTCGGTTTTCGTTTGCGTTGCGACCTGTGCACAGGCTCAGGCTGATTCGCGACCGAATGTGCTGGTTGTTTTGACCGACGACCAGGGTTGGGGAGATCTCAGTTTGCATGGCAATCCGAACCTGCAAACACCGCACATCGATTCGCTGGCTAGGGATGGCGTGCAGATCAAAAACTTCTACGTGTGTGCGGTTTGCTCGCCGACTCGAGCGGAGTTTCTGACGGGCCGCTATCACACTCGGACGGGCGTGTTCAGCACCTCGGCGGGAGGCGAGCGGTTTGACGTCGCTGAGCGGACCATTGGCGATGCGTTCCAGGACGCCGGCTATGCCACGGCGGCGTTTGGGAAATGGCACTCAGGAATGCAGGCTCCGTATCATCCCAACGCTCGCGGATTTGAGGAGTTCTACGGTTTCTGTAGCGGGCACTGGGGCAACTATTTTTCGCCGATGTTGGAACACAACGGAGAAATTGTGGAGGGAGATGGCTTCATCGTGGATGACCTCACGCAGCACGCGATCGAGTTCATGGAACAACCTCGTGAGAACCCGTTTCTGGTTTATCTGCCGCTGAATACACCCCATTCACCGATGCAGGTTCCCAATGAAGATTGGAAAGAATTCGAAGGCAAGGAGATTGTGCCCGACCCGAGGCCAGAGAATGCAAAGAAGGAAGATGTGCAGCACACGCGGGCAGCGCTCGCTCTTTGCGAGAATATTGACGACAACATTGGACGCTTGCTTGACGCCTTGGAGCGATTATCGCTATCTCAAAACACGATCGTCGTGTTCTTTTGTGACAACGGGCCCAACGGGTCTCGGTTCAACGGCGGGTTAAGAGGTCGCAAAGGCGCTGTTCATGAAGGCGGGTTGCGCTCCCCGTGTCTGATTCGATACCCCGCCAAACTCAAGGCGGGGCAAACCGTTGGTGGAATCGCGGGAGCGATTGATTTGCTGCCGACTCTGGCGGATCTTTGCGACGTGGAGGTGGGAGGCATCGCTGGACCGCTGGATGGTATCTCGCTGCGGGATGCTTTGGTCGACCCACAAACCGAGCCCGCACGCCGTTTGATCTTCACCGCTTGGAAAGGAAAACTCAGCGTTCGATCAAACCAATATCGCTATCACCAAAACGGCGACCTGTTTGATTTGGAGGCCGATCCGGGGGAGACCCGATCCATTGCCAAGACCAAGCCCGTTGCAGCGGCTCGTTTCAAACGGGCTCTTGAAGAATGGGCGGTGGAAACAAAGCCTCGTGGGCGGAATCATTCCGAGGAACAGGTGTTTCCTGTCGGGCACCCCGAGCACGCTTGGACGCAGCTGCCGGCTCGCGATGCCCAGGCGACTGGCGAGATTCGCCGCAGCAATCGGTTTCCCAACAGCAGCTACATGACCAATTGGCATTCCACCGACGATGCAATCACGTGGGATGTTGACGTGCTGGCGAAGGGGCAATTCGAGGTTGAGCTGTACTACGCTTGTCCCGAGTCGGCGGTGGGGACAAAGCTGAATTTGGAATGGAGGCAAGGTGATTCGACGGCGACAATCGGCTCAGAGGTGACCGTGGCGAATCCTTCGGGACCGATTCACTTGGACAAAGACCGATCGGCGCGGGCGGAGAGCGATGAGAAGCACTGGGAGAAGTTGTCGCTCGGCCGGATCGATTTGTCGGAGGGCAGCGGACGCCTCTCATTGACCTGCCCAAGAATCATGGGCGAGGATGGTGAGCCTCGAGGCGTGGAGATTCGGCTGATGATGCTGCATCGCGTTCCCGCCGAATGA
- a CDS encoding sugar phosphate nucleotidyltransferase, which produces MRVRKAVITAAAPNQNTLPLQRLVDGSGEEKTALQLIVEETLSAGVEEICVVIQPGDEDNYRKAAGGSLGNLQFVHQERPLGYADAILRAESFCGDDAFLHLVGDHLYLSATTKSCASQLIEMAEQHACPVSAVQSTREHRLPYFGIVAGASVPRFDGLYDVRTVVEKPTPTLAEQSLITPGLRSGYYLGYFGMHVLTPAVMECLHEVVDDKSMERPSLSDAMAKLPHRGKYLAYQLHGRRYNIGEQYGVLIAQLAIGLSGRDRDLLLTELVELLATRAEQPVTAGIEPSAESSSTEGSN; this is translated from the coding sequence ATGCGAGTTCGAAAAGCGGTCATCACCGCCGCGGCCCCCAACCAAAACACTCTCCCGCTGCAACGTTTGGTGGATGGTTCGGGCGAGGAAAAAACAGCTCTACAGCTGATCGTCGAGGAAACGCTTTCGGCGGGCGTGGAAGAGATCTGCGTCGTGATCCAGCCTGGCGACGAGGACAACTACCGCAAAGCCGCTGGTGGCTCACTCGGCAACCTCCAATTCGTTCACCAGGAACGACCGCTGGGCTACGCCGACGCGATCCTGCGAGCCGAATCGTTTTGCGGCGACGACGCTTTCTTGCATTTGGTAGGCGACCACCTGTATTTGTCGGCAACAACCAAAAGCTGCGCGTCTCAATTGATCGAAATGGCCGAGCAACACGCCTGCCCGGTCTCTGCTGTCCAGTCCACTCGCGAACATCGCCTGCCGTACTTTGGCATCGTCGCGGGAGCCAGCGTGCCGCGATTCGATGGTTTGTATGACGTTCGCACAGTCGTCGAGAAACCAACCCCAACGCTCGCCGAACAATCGCTGATCACGCCGGGACTGCGAAGCGGATACTACCTCGGCTACTTCGGAATGCACGTCCTAACGCCCGCCGTCATGGAATGCTTGCACGAGGTCGTGGACGACAAGAGCATGGAACGCCCTTCCCTTTCCGATGCGATGGCCAAACTGCCTCACCGCGGAAAGTACCTCGCGTATCAACTGCATGGGCGTCGCTACAACATTGGTGAACAGTACGGCGTTTTGATCGCTCAGTTGGCAATCGGACTGTCGGGACGCGATCGAGACCTGTTGCTGACCGAGCTTGTCGAACTCCTTGCCACACGAGCGGAACAGCCAGTCACGGCGGGGATTGAACCATCGGCGGAATCATCCTCGACGGAAGGATCCAACTGA
- the panB gene encoding 3-methyl-2-oxobutanoate hydroxymethyltransferase — MTEPEKKKSRITTRTLQRMRDRGDRITMLTAYDFPTAKILDEAGVDVLLVGDTVGMVVQGHSTTLPVTMDQMIYHAEMVGRAAEHAMVVVDLPFPDGQLDLLHSVRCGARVLKETQCHAVKLEGGAEQAERIQAMVGAGIPVMAHIGLRPQNIHVEGGYRLQRDIERLVADARAAEAAGAFTVLIECVPSEAAAAITDAVSVPTIGIGAGRDVSGQVLVTHDILGLTSGYTPKFTRLFADVGNSIREAAKLYCDEVKAASFPSDAESFE; from the coding sequence ATGACGGAACCGGAAAAGAAGAAATCGCGAATCACCACCCGAACGCTGCAGCGAATGCGTGATCGTGGCGACCGAATCACGATGCTGACCGCGTATGATTTTCCAACCGCGAAAATTTTGGATGAAGCTGGCGTCGACGTTTTGTTGGTCGGCGACACGGTCGGGATGGTTGTCCAAGGCCATTCCACGACCCTGCCGGTGACGATGGATCAAATGATCTACCACGCGGAAATGGTCGGTCGGGCGGCGGAGCACGCGATGGTGGTGGTTGATTTGCCTTTCCCGGATGGCCAACTCGATTTGCTGCACAGCGTCCGTTGCGGGGCTCGTGTTCTAAAAGAAACGCAGTGCCATGCGGTCAAGTTGGAAGGTGGTGCCGAGCAAGCCGAACGCATTCAGGCGATGGTGGGGGCCGGGATCCCGGTGATGGCCCACATCGGGCTTCGTCCACAGAACATTCACGTGGAAGGTGGCTACCGATTGCAACGCGACATTGAGCGATTGGTCGCGGATGCAAGAGCCGCCGAGGCCGCGGGTGCGTTCACCGTGTTGATTGAATGCGTTCCCAGCGAAGCCGCCGCCGCGATCACTGATGCGGTCAGCGTTCCGACGATTGGCATTGGCGCGGGGCGAGATGTTTCTGGCCAAGTGTTGGTGACCCACGATATCCTTGGGCTGACGTCAGGCTACACGCCCAAGTTCACTCGGTTGTTTGCCGATGTCGGCAACAGCATTCGAGAAGCGGCCAAGTTGTATTGCGACGAAGTGAAGGCAGCAAGTTTTCCCAGCGACGCCGAATCATTTGAGTGA
- a CDS encoding UTP--glucose-1-phosphate uridylyltransferase, giving the protein MPELRSMNSLIETITTDQADLRDRSLESLVENASLAELLDHIEELDRFRRQEKNLYQRVRALFFLSAIYRYHLPPRLDQSKSGSIPFEGYEHLLGRRFQEAIDDFLEVQSANGPSDSLSSALASAYHELGFQTLADQVRHSVRTVRGNQWMFRLGHVAEHPLRIRKELLPTENTPHVSPVLKETTAVRMDVSHSAWSDIFFLGMDYPEGARVINVSVDLGVRGRDNEVRPPIETYLRVIDQPVFRLVSVDLNASVEVTTVAEMFDFARDYLGLLKAAVIAAGVVPPGLEGCGSDMASLLERVVGRGKGLELVSKINDIPKGSRLAVSTNLLGSLISNLMRATGQIQSLQGELTEPDRRLIAARAILGEWIGGSGGGWQDSGGVWPGIKLICGQTSGEEDPEFGISRGRLMPDHEVLGEDRISTDARQKLQDSLVVVHGGMAQNVGPILEMVTEHYLVRGREQWIGRQEAMTIYDEVVDALQQGDIRRLGSLTTKNFEGPLQTIIPWATNRFTDVMIQRCREQYGDLFWGFWMLGGMSGGGMGFIFDPTIKQTAQDWLSQEMVSVKRELETALPFAMDPVVYDFQINDHGTFAELLPAQSAVLPQKYYALMMPKWLRKPLRELSPQTREELAGISRRCSDPNDRDADAALLLRSVLPSDNQAAGKKKDNPKTDHDSLAAILKRSGFDRAQHEQIRADMRAGKFGLAANRLSRDLKITDVAETHVTDARDGLDDRLADIGSKAIADGQIGVITLAAGVGSRWTQGAGVCKALHPFHRFAGKHRSFLEIHLAKNRAATSQHGGVIPHVITTSWMTDEAIRTVLDRTRNYGHHGPVHVSSGRSVGLRMVPMVRDLHFLWEETAQQVLDQQQQKMRESARSAIANWAEQTGEGSDYTDNVAAQCVHPVGHWYEVPNLFRNGTLSQLLRDQPSLRYLMLHNIDTLGANVDPALFGLHIESGATLSYEVIPRRLEDRGGGLALVAGRPRLVEGLAMPDERIEFGLKYYNSMTTWIDIDALLESFGLDRDSLKDASAVDTAVREMAARLPTYITLKEVKKRWGHAQEDVFPVAQFEKLWGDMTTLSDIDSRFIVTPMRRGQQLKEPSQLDGWNRDGGSAYVDALCKWNES; this is encoded by the coding sequence ATGCCGGAACTACGCTCCATGAACTCGTTGATTGAAACGATCACCACCGATCAAGCCGACTTGCGAGACCGGTCGCTCGAATCGTTGGTGGAAAACGCCTCGCTGGCTGAGTTGCTCGACCACATCGAGGAACTGGATCGCTTTCGTCGCCAAGAAAAGAACCTTTATCAGCGTGTGCGAGCGTTGTTCTTTCTGTCAGCGATCTATCGCTACCACCTTCCTCCACGACTGGATCAATCCAAGTCAGGCAGCATTCCGTTCGAGGGCTACGAACATCTTCTCGGAAGACGTTTTCAAGAAGCGATTGATGACTTCCTCGAAGTCCAATCTGCCAATGGCCCCAGTGATTCGCTCTCCAGCGCTCTCGCGTCCGCTTACCACGAACTGGGTTTTCAAACGCTGGCCGATCAAGTCCGCCATAGCGTTCGCACCGTTCGCGGTAACCAGTGGATGTTCCGTTTGGGGCATGTCGCCGAACATCCACTCCGAATTCGCAAAGAGCTCCTGCCCACTGAAAACACCCCGCATGTCTCGCCAGTGTTGAAAGAAACCACGGCCGTGCGAATGGATGTCTCGCATTCGGCTTGGAGCGATATTTTCTTTTTGGGAATGGATTACCCCGAAGGCGCACGAGTCATCAACGTTTCCGTCGACCTGGGTGTTCGCGGACGCGACAATGAGGTTCGGCCGCCAATCGAAACCTATTTGCGAGTGATTGATCAACCGGTGTTTCGCTTGGTCAGCGTCGACCTCAACGCCAGCGTCGAAGTCACGACGGTCGCTGAGATGTTCGATTTCGCCAGAGACTACCTGGGACTACTCAAAGCCGCCGTGATCGCGGCCGGCGTCGTTCCTCCGGGCTTGGAAGGCTGCGGGTCCGACATGGCCTCGCTGCTCGAACGCGTCGTCGGTCGTGGCAAAGGCTTGGAACTGGTCTCCAAGATCAACGACATTCCCAAAGGTTCACGACTCGCCGTTTCGACCAACTTGCTCGGTTCGCTGATCAGCAATTTGATGCGAGCAACCGGCCAGATTCAATCACTTCAAGGTGAGCTCACCGAACCCGATCGACGCCTGATCGCCGCTCGTGCGATCCTCGGTGAATGGATCGGCGGTAGCGGAGGCGGATGGCAAGATTCCGGCGGAGTATGGCCCGGCATCAAACTCATCTGCGGCCAGACTTCCGGCGAGGAAGATCCCGAGTTCGGCATCAGCCGTGGGCGTCTGATGCCCGACCATGAAGTCCTCGGTGAAGATCGAATCAGCACCGACGCCCGACAAAAACTGCAAGATTCGTTGGTCGTCGTGCACGGCGGGATGGCCCAAAACGTCGGTCCAATTTTAGAGATGGTCACCGAGCACTACCTCGTTCGTGGACGAGAACAATGGATCGGTCGCCAAGAGGCGATGACGATTTACGACGAAGTGGTCGACGCACTGCAACAGGGTGACATCCGTCGCCTCGGTTCGCTGACGACCAAGAACTTCGAAGGTCCGCTGCAGACCATCATTCCCTGGGCGACCAATCGGTTCACCGATGTGATGATCCAGCGTTGCCGTGAGCAGTACGGGGATCTGTTTTGGGGATTCTGGATGCTGGGTGGCATGTCCGGCGGCGGCATGGGTTTCATCTTTGACCCCACCATCAAACAAACTGCACAGGATTGGCTCAGTCAAGAAATGGTGTCGGTCAAACGGGAATTGGAAACCGCCCTGCCGTTCGCGATGGATCCGGTTGTCTACGATTTCCAAATCAACGACCACGGAACTTTCGCGGAGTTGCTGCCTGCCCAGTCCGCTGTTTTGCCACAGAAGTATTACGCTTTGATGATGCCCAAGTGGCTTCGCAAACCGCTGCGTGAATTGTCACCTCAAACCCGCGAAGAACTGGCCGGCATTTCGCGACGCTGCAGCGACCCGAACGACCGCGACGCCGACGCGGCATTGCTGCTTCGAAGCGTTCTGCCATCGGACAACCAAGCCGCTGGTAAGAAGAAGGACAATCCGAAAACAGACCATGATTCGCTTGCCGCGATTCTAAAACGAAGTGGGTTTGACCGGGCCCAACATGAACAGATCCGCGCTGACATGCGAGCAGGAAAGTTTGGTTTGGCTGCCAACCGACTTTCTCGTGACCTCAAAATCACCGACGTCGCTGAAACCCATGTCACCGACGCTCGTGATGGTTTGGACGACCGCTTGGCGGACATCGGTTCCAAGGCCATTGCCGACGGACAAATCGGAGTCATCACGTTGGCGGCGGGTGTCGGAAGCCGCTGGACACAAGGCGCCGGCGTTTGCAAAGCCCTGCATCCGTTTCACCGGTTTGCCGGCAAGCATCGAAGCTTTCTCGAAATACACCTCGCGAAAAACCGGGCTGCCACGTCGCAACACGGCGGCGTGATCCCACACGTCATCACGACCAGCTGGATGACCGACGAAGCAATCCGCACCGTTTTGGATCGCACACGAAACTACGGCCACCATGGGCCGGTGCATGTCTCCAGCGGACGAAGTGTTGGATTGCGAATGGTTCCGATGGTTCGAGACCTGCATTTCCTTTGGGAAGAAACCGCTCAACAGGTCCTGGACCAACAACAACAAAAGATGCGTGAAAGTGCCCGATCAGCGATCGCCAATTGGGCCGAGCAAACCGGGGAAGGTTCAGACTACACCGACAACGTCGCTGCACAGTGCGTGCACCCAGTTGGACACTGGTACGAAGTCCCGAACCTGTTCCGAAATGGAACCCTGTCTCAGCTTCTTCGCGACCAACCATCACTTCGCTACCTGATGTTGCATAACATCGACACTCTGGGGGCCAACGTGGACCCGGCGTTGTTTGGTTTGCACATCGAATCCGGAGCCACGCTCAGCTACGAAGTCATCCCGCGCCGCCTGGAAGATCGGGGTGGCGGTCTGGCCCTGGTTGCTGGTCGCCCGAGACTGGTCGAAGGTCTCGCGATGCCCGACGAACGAATCGAGTTTGGGCTTAAGTATTACAACTCGATGACGACGTGGATCGACATTGATGCCTTGCTGGAATCGTTTGGCTTGGATCGCGACTCACTCAAAGATGCGTCTGCCGTTGACACCGCGGTTCGCGAAATGGCCGCTCGCTTGCCGACTTACATCACGCTCAAAGAAGTCAAGAAACGTTGGGGTCACGCTCAAGAAGACGTGTTCCCAGTCGCCCAATTCGAAAAACTATGGGGCGACATGACGACGCTTTCGGACATCGACAGTCGGTTCATTGTGACCCCCATGCGTCGCGGTCAGCAACTCAAAGAACCCAGCCAACTCGATGGCTGGAACCGAGACGGAGGCTCCGCCTACGTCGATGCCCTCTGCAAATGGAACGAGTCCTGA